Proteins encoded by one window of Dryocola sp. LX212:
- a CDS encoding aldo/keto reductase family oxidoreductase yields the protein MASIEKSGSFTLGDRKVHRLGYGAMQLAGPGVFGPARDHDGALAVLKAAVEAGVNHIDTSDFYGPHVTNKLIREALAPYPDNLVIVTKIGARRSDKGDWLPAFSAEELTSAVHDNLRNLGLEQIDVVNLRAMFDPHKPAEGSIAEPLGALAKLQQQGLVRHIGLSHVTPTQIAEGRKICPIVCVQNLYNLANRNDDALIDDLAKDGIAYVPYFPLGGFSPLQSSILSDVAKELNITPMQLALAWLLQRSPNILLIPGTSSVAHLHENLAVAEMKLSPEVMAKLEGIAG from the coding sequence ATGGCTTCCATCGAAAAATCAGGTTCGTTCACCCTTGGCGATCGCAAAGTTCACCGTCTTGGCTACGGCGCGATGCAGCTTGCAGGCCCCGGCGTATTTGGCCCTGCGCGCGATCATGACGGAGCGCTGGCGGTATTAAAAGCGGCTGTCGAAGCGGGCGTAAACCACATTGATACCAGCGATTTTTACGGTCCGCACGTCACCAACAAGCTGATCCGCGAAGCGCTGGCACCTTACCCGGACAACCTGGTTATCGTGACCAAAATTGGCGCGCGCCGAAGCGACAAAGGCGACTGGCTGCCCGCTTTCTCTGCCGAAGAGCTGACCAGCGCGGTGCATGACAACCTGCGCAACCTTGGCCTTGAGCAAATCGACGTAGTGAACCTGCGTGCGATGTTCGACCCGCACAAACCGGCGGAAGGTTCGATTGCGGAACCGCTGGGTGCACTGGCAAAACTGCAGCAGCAGGGCCTGGTGCGCCACATCGGCCTGAGCCACGTGACGCCAACGCAGATTGCCGAAGGCCGCAAAATTTGCCCAATCGTCTGCGTGCAGAACCTCTATAACCTGGCGAACCGTAACGATGACGCGCTGATTGATGACCTTGCAAAAGACGGGATCGCCTACGTGCCGTACTTCCCGTTGGGGGGCTTCTCGCCTTTGCAGTCGTCGATTCTGTCGGACGTGGCTAAAGAGCTGAACATCACCCCAATGCAGCTGGCGCTGGCCTGGCTGCTGCAGCGTTCCCCGAATATTCTGCTGATCCCAGGCACCTCGTCGGTTGCCCACCTGCATGAAAATCTGGCCGTCGCGGAGATGAAACTGTCTCCGGAAGTGATGGCGAAGCTGGAAGGAATTGCCGGATAG